The following proteins come from a genomic window of Corynebacterium falsenii:
- a CDS encoding MBL fold metallo-hydrolase produces the protein MELVVLGCSGSVEGPQAPASGYLIKGQAGDDLLLDMGPGVLAAMQREPDIDPAACHVALTHIHADHCLDFPSLLVWRRFHPAAPASASHEFIGPSIAFEHLSRAGADAPDAPDDFSDTFNISVFTAGSGIFDATRYPHATIGEFTLYAAEAIHPTESYMIRVEDKQGHSVVYTGDTAWTDNLADIAHGADVLLCEATWGENGDSKPSGMHISGEDAGKAAARAGVRKLILTHIPPWGDGEGAVRGAAKHFDGDIELARQGMRVQL, from the coding sequence ATGGAACTGGTAGTGCTGGGCTGCTCGGGCAGCGTCGAGGGACCTCAAGCACCTGCGTCTGGTTACCTCATCAAGGGTCAGGCCGGTGATGATCTTCTGCTGGACATGGGGCCGGGCGTGCTCGCCGCCATGCAGCGCGAGCCCGATATCGACCCGGCCGCCTGCCACGTGGCCCTCACCCACATCCACGCGGATCACTGCCTGGATTTCCCATCCCTGCTGGTCTGGCGCCGATTCCACCCCGCCGCCCCGGCTTCTGCCTCGCACGAGTTCATCGGGCCGAGCATCGCCTTTGAGCACTTGTCGCGCGCCGGCGCCGACGCTCCGGATGCCCCGGACGATTTCAGCGACACCTTTAATATCAGCGTCTTCACTGCCGGTTCCGGCATTTTCGACGCCACCAGGTATCCCCACGCCACCATCGGCGAGTTCACTCTCTACGCGGCCGAAGCCATTCACCCCACCGAGTCGTACATGATCCGCGTGGAAGACAAGCAGGGCCATAGCGTTGTGTACACGGGCGATACCGCGTGGACCGATAACTTGGCTGACATTGCCCACGGGGCGGACGTGTTGCTCTGCGAGGCCACCTGGGGAGAAAACGGTGACAGCAAGCCCAGCGGCATGCACATCAGCGGCGAGGATGCCGGCAAGGCAGCCGCCCGCGCCGGGGTGCGCAAGCTCATTCTCACGCACATCCCGCCGTGGGGCGACGGAGAAGGCGCAGTGCGCGGAGCCGCAAAGCACTTTGACGGCGATATCGAACTTGCCCGCCAGGGCATGCGCGTGCAGCTCTAG
- the rph gene encoding ribonuclease PH — MTSVTDTDRNVSGNFTRADGRATDELRPVRITRGFTSNPAGSVLVEFGNTRVMCTASVEEGVPRFKRDSGEGWLTAEYAMLPSSTHERMPRESMKGKVKGRTHEISRLVGRALRAAVDLRELGENTIAIDCDVLQADGGTRTAAITGAYVALADALAVLQERGVVPGQPLLPPVAAVSVGIIDGVPCLDLPYEEDSRADVDMNVVMTESGRFVEIQGTGEHAEFSREELNQLLDLAESGLHQLIAEQKKALAGTTE, encoded by the coding sequence ATGACTTCTGTGACTGATACCGACCGAAACGTCAGCGGGAACTTCACCCGAGCCGATGGCCGTGCCACCGACGAACTGCGCCCCGTGCGCATCACCCGCGGGTTCACCTCCAACCCTGCGGGCAGCGTGCTCGTCGAGTTCGGCAACACCCGCGTGATGTGCACCGCCTCCGTGGAAGAGGGCGTGCCGCGGTTCAAGCGCGATTCCGGCGAAGGCTGGCTCACGGCCGAGTACGCCATGCTGCCCTCCAGCACTCACGAGCGTATGCCCCGCGAATCCATGAAGGGCAAGGTCAAGGGCCGCACGCACGAGATTTCCCGCCTCGTCGGCCGCGCCCTGCGCGCCGCAGTGGACCTGCGCGAATTGGGCGAGAACACCATCGCCATCGACTGCGACGTGCTGCAGGCCGATGGTGGCACCCGCACCGCCGCGATCACCGGCGCTTACGTGGCCCTCGCAGATGCCCTCGCCGTGCTTCAGGAGCGTGGCGTGGTTCCCGGCCAGCCGCTGCTGCCGCCCGTGGCCGCCGTGTCCGTGGGCATCATCGACGGCGTGCCCTGCCTGGATCTTCCCTATGAGGAGGACTCCCGCGCAGACGTAGACATGAACGTGGTCATGACCGAATCCGGACGTTTCGTGGAGATCCAGGGCACCGGGGAGCACGCTGAGTTCTCCCGCGAGGAGCTTAACCAGCTGCTCGATCTCGCGGAATCGGGTCTGCATCAGCTCATCGCTGAGCAGAAGAAGGCGCTGGCTGGAACGACCGAATAG
- a CDS encoding non-canonical purine NTP pyrophosphatase produces the protein MRVLVASRNAKKLKELNRVLEAAQVTGIELVGLSDVPDYPETPETGATFADNARIKTADGVAHTGLPTIADDSGIAVDELRGMPGILSARWSGAHGDDEANNRLLLGQLGDTPDERRGAHYVSVCVLQLPEDVAAAKGMDTEYVVEGTWEGRVLREPQGDGGFGYDPLFEPGETPGHSAAELSPERKDELSHRGKALAQLVEVLRELSNGER, from the coding sequence ATGCGGGTGCTGGTGGCGTCGAGAAATGCCAAAAAACTCAAGGAACTCAACCGTGTGCTCGAGGCGGCCCAGGTTACCGGGATCGAGCTGGTAGGACTGTCGGACGTGCCCGACTACCCCGAGACACCAGAGACGGGCGCGACGTTCGCCGATAACGCGCGGATCAAGACCGCCGACGGAGTTGCGCACACCGGGCTCCCCACGATCGCCGACGATTCCGGCATCGCCGTGGACGAGCTGCGTGGCATGCCGGGGATCCTGAGCGCCCGGTGGAGCGGGGCACACGGCGATGACGAGGCGAACAACCGGCTGCTGTTAGGACAGCTGGGGGATACCCCGGACGAGCGCCGCGGGGCACACTACGTGTCCGTGTGCGTGCTGCAACTGCCCGAGGACGTGGCGGCGGCCAAGGGGATGGACACCGAATACGTCGTGGAGGGAACCTGGGAGGGGCGCGTGCTGCGCGAACCTCAGGGCGACGGCGGCTTCGGCTACGACCCACTGTTCGAGCCGGGGGAAACCCCGGGGCACTCGGCGGCGGAGCTATCGCCCGAGCGGAAGGATGAGCTGAGCCACCGCGGCAAGGCGCTGGCGCAACTCGTGGAGGTGCTCCGCGAACTCTCCAATGGAGAGAGGTAA
- a CDS encoding amidohydrolase yields the protein MTASGHSGSPASIVDSSTADLSWLEDVYKHFHQYPELSGAEEQTAAHIRQQLQFYQDKGWEVTPNIGGYGITAVLRNGDGPTVLMRADFDGLPVAEHTDVDYASKNSQLNASGERVPTMHACGHDQHITSLLGAMRILDDVRDKWSGTFIALFQPAEEASIGAHRMVSDGLANVIPRPDVCLAQHVIAGPAGQVYSAPGPVMTSSTTIEITLFGRGAHASMPDRSIDPVVLAASVIMKLQTIVSREVPPNKFAVITVASVEAGKANNVIPDSAKIALSCRFYDEALRKKCVDSIKRVVRAEAMAAGADRDPQFKFVGMLGATDNSSEVYDVVRPAFDEAFGEDSLRMEPWTASEDFSVIPKSFGCPYLLWTVGITPRKQWKRAEAANRLNEDIPTNHNPSFLPDLSSLPVSTRAAAVGVLSCLQATWEEPAEPLPRMGAVSPTDEEIDAVSVETSSVD from the coding sequence GTGACCGCCTCCGGACACTCCGGTAGCCCCGCCAGTATCGTCGATAGCTCGACGGCGGATTTGAGTTGGCTGGAGGATGTCTACAAGCACTTCCACCAGTATCCTGAACTCTCCGGCGCCGAGGAGCAGACCGCAGCTCACATCCGTCAACAGCTGCAGTTCTATCAGGACAAGGGTTGGGAGGTAACCCCAAACATCGGCGGCTACGGCATCACCGCCGTGCTGCGTAATGGCGATGGCCCCACGGTGCTGATGCGCGCCGACTTTGATGGCCTTCCCGTGGCGGAGCACACGGACGTGGACTACGCCTCCAAGAACTCCCAGCTCAACGCATCCGGTGAGCGCGTCCCCACGATGCACGCCTGCGGCCACGACCAGCACATCACCAGCCTTCTGGGGGCCATGCGCATTCTGGATGATGTGCGGGATAAGTGGTCGGGAACGTTCATCGCACTGTTTCAGCCGGCCGAAGAAGCCTCGATTGGCGCGCACCGGATGGTCTCGGATGGGCTGGCAAACGTCATCCCGCGCCCGGATGTGTGCTTGGCACAGCACGTCATCGCGGGGCCGGCCGGCCAGGTGTATTCCGCGCCGGGGCCGGTGATGACCTCCTCGACGACCATTGAGATCACCTTGTTCGGCCGTGGTGCGCACGCATCCATGCCGGATCGCTCGATCGACCCGGTGGTGCTGGCAGCGTCTGTGATCATGAAGCTGCAGACGATCGTGTCGCGCGAAGTTCCTCCGAATAAGTTCGCAGTCATCACCGTGGCCTCCGTGGAAGCGGGCAAGGCCAACAACGTGATTCCGGATTCTGCAAAGATCGCGCTCTCGTGCCGGTTCTACGACGAGGCGCTGCGCAAGAAATGCGTGGACTCGATCAAGCGCGTGGTGCGCGCCGAGGCCATGGCCGCCGGTGCGGACCGCGATCCGCAGTTTAAGTTCGTGGGCATGCTCGGAGCTACGGATAACTCTTCTGAGGTCTACGACGTGGTGCGCCCCGCCTTCGACGAGGCTTTTGGTGAAGACTCGCTGCGCATGGAACCGTGGACGGCTTCGGAGGACTTCAGCGTGATCCCGAAGTCCTTCGGGTGCCCGTACCTGCTGTGGACCGTGGGCATTACGCCGCGGAAGCAGTGGAAGCGCGCGGAGGCGGCGAACCGCCTCAACGAGGACATTCCGACCAACCACAACCCCAGCTTCCTGCCGGATCTGTCTAGCCTGCCGGTGAGCACGCGGGCTGCGGCCGTGGGCGTGCTGTCTTGCCTCCAGGCGACGTGGGAGGAGCCTGCGGAGCCGCTGCCGCGGATGGGCGCGGTCTCGCCCACGGACGAAGAAATCGACGCCGTGTCTGTGGAGACATCGAGCGTCGATTAG
- a CDS encoding DUF3817 domain-containing protein encodes MTTPNQQLHPARQRRVARSLKIYSIAAIVTGIWLLILVAEMIMKYIVLGQENTPSWVEFIGPAHGLVFMVYAITCLDLGTKARWEPSKWLTTILAGVVPFLSFYVEKKRHDEVTKAFHLDELKK; translated from the coding sequence ATGACCACCCCGAATCAGCAACTTCACCCCGCCCGGCAGCGTCGTGTGGCGCGCTCGCTGAAGATCTACTCTATCGCCGCCATCGTCACCGGTATCTGGCTACTCATCCTCGTTGCCGAGATGATCATGAAATACATCGTGCTCGGCCAGGAGAACACACCCTCCTGGGTGGAGTTCATTGGCCCCGCCCACGGCCTGGTGTTCATGGTGTACGCGATCACCTGCCTGGATCTCGGCACGAAGGCACGCTGGGAGCCCAGCAAGTGGCTCACCACCATCCTCGCCGGCGTGGTTCCCTTCCTCAGCTTCTACGTCGAGAAGAAGCGACACGACGAGGTCACCAAGGCCTTCCACCTCGACGAGCTCAAGAAGTAA
- the bcp gene encoding thioredoxin-dependent thiol peroxidase: MTENTTDNNSASNEPVRLEEGQQAPDFTLTDDSGNSVSLSDYKGKKVIVYFYPKANTPGCTTEACDFRDSLTDLNNQGVDVVGISPDKVQALEKFKQDHDLTFPLLSDPEKSVLKAYGAYGEKKNYGKVVEGVIRSTFVVDEEGKIELAKYNVKATGHVARIAKELQG; this comes from the coding sequence GTGACTGAGAACACTACTGACAACAATTCCGCATCCAACGAACCCGTCCGCTTGGAAGAAGGCCAGCAGGCGCCCGATTTCACGCTGACCGATGATTCCGGCAATTCCGTGAGCCTGTCCGATTACAAGGGCAAGAAGGTCATCGTGTACTTCTACCCCAAGGCCAACACTCCGGGCTGCACCACCGAGGCCTGCGACTTCCGCGATTCCCTCACTGACCTCAACAACCAGGGCGTGGACGTTGTGGGCATCTCCCCCGACAAGGTCCAAGCCCTGGAGAAGTTCAAGCAGGATCACGACCTCACCTTCCCGCTGCTGTCTGACCCCGAGAAGTCGGTCCTGAAGGCGTACGGCGCATACGGGGAGAAGAAGAACTACGGCAAGGTCGTGGAGGGCGTTATCCGCTCCACCTTCGTGGTCGACGAAGAGGGCAAGATCGAGCTGGCTAAGTACAACGTGAAGGCCACCGGCCACGTTGCCCGCATTGCCAAGGAACTGCAGGGCTAA
- a CDS encoding DUF3618 domain-containing protein produces MARSIDAIQRDIERTRNQLAKTLDELSVRADPKNLADDARGQVMDTAKDPKVQMVLGGVVAGVLLLTALAVGSKRKEKKQIKEIQRLLAATR; encoded by the coding sequence GTGGCCCGTAGCATCGATGCCATCCAGCGCGATATTGAGCGCACTCGCAACCAGCTGGCTAAGACCCTCGACGAGCTGTCCGTCCGCGCAGACCCTAAGAACCTCGCCGACGATGCCCGCGGCCAGGTCATGGACACCGCGAAGGACCCCAAGGTGCAGATGGTTCTCGGCGGCGTCGTCGCCGGCGTGCTGCTGCTCACCGCCCTCGCCGTGGGCTCCAAGCGCAAGGAGAAGAAGCAGATCAAGGAAATCCAGCGCCTCCTCGCCGCCACCCGCTAA
- a CDS encoding AbrB family transcriptional regulator, with translation MACEAVGVPAAWIFAFLIVFGIYAIFGDRQVSPPRKAMIPSQVIIALLCTAPLTTTTVGTIVSYAGPTIISLVVTLSVCALAAWLLVRVHRTSPQTAVLSTLAGGASAMVMLSTELKADTRFVTLTQYLRVSIVVLTLPAIVGILGSLGGTSSEGSVAASDNQLLDLSTSWQGVVGCLVVGCAVWAFTKLTSRWFTISSPYLLVSIAFAMIAVMVFGVPHAFITPDGVLVKIAYALIGVQAGGTLTKGALRQFIKALPIIISVIALMIGLSIVTAFVIAGLWNFRVLDAYLATVPGGIYAVLAFAHDAGSAPIVTVIQVMRMITMLVVGAYAPQIIRLLFGRQKAR, from the coding sequence ATTGCGTGCGAGGCCGTTGGAGTTCCTGCTGCCTGGATCTTTGCGTTCCTCATCGTCTTCGGCATCTACGCCATCTTCGGCGACCGCCAGGTCTCGCCCCCGCGCAAGGCCATGATCCCCTCGCAGGTGATCATCGCGCTGCTATGTACCGCGCCGTTGACGACCACCACCGTTGGCACCATCGTGTCCTACGCGGGGCCCACGATTATCTCTCTGGTCGTGACGTTGTCCGTCTGCGCGCTCGCTGCCTGGCTGCTCGTGCGCGTGCACCGCACCAGCCCCCAGACCGCTGTGCTGTCCACGCTGGCCGGCGGCGCCAGCGCCATGGTCATGCTGTCCACCGAACTGAAGGCGGACACCCGCTTCGTCACCCTCACGCAGTATCTGCGCGTGTCGATCGTGGTGCTCACGTTGCCCGCGATCGTGGGGATCCTGGGCAGTCTCGGGGGAACCTCGAGTGAGGGGAGCGTTGCGGCGTCGGATAATCAACTCCTTGACCTATCGACCAGCTGGCAGGGAGTCGTGGGCTGCCTCGTGGTCGGTTGCGCCGTGTGGGCGTTTACGAAGCTGACGAGCCGATGGTTCACGATCAGCAGCCCATACCTGCTGGTCAGTATCGCATTCGCCATGATCGCGGTGATGGTCTTCGGCGTGCCCCACGCCTTCATCACGCCAGACGGTGTGCTGGTGAAAATCGCCTACGCACTCATTGGTGTGCAGGCGGGCGGCACCCTCACGAAGGGCGCGTTGCGGCAGTTCATTAAGGCCCTGCCGATCATCATTTCGGTGATTGCGCTGATGATCGGGCTGTCGATTGTCACCGCTTTTGTGATCGCTGGGCTGTGGAATTTTCGGGTTCTCGACGCCTACCTGGCGACCGTGCCCGGCGGGATCTACGCGGTGCTCGCGTTCGCGCACGACGCGGGCTCCGCACCGATTGTGACCGTCATTCAGGTGATGCGCATGATCACCATGCTGGTCGTGGGCGCGTATGCGCCGCAGATCATCCGGCTGCTCTTTGGGCGGCAGAAGGCGCGCTAA
- a CDS encoding LLM class flavin-dependent oxidoreductase yields the protein MTIPLSLIDFATVYKGERPGDAFRRSVEWAQNAERLGYRRIWYSEHHNMKSIASSAPAVLIAHVGAHTESINLGSGGVMLPNHAPLVIAEQFGTLAELYPGRIDLGLGRAPGTDQMTLRALRRDARAAERFPQDVQELNGYLNGDSLIPGVEATPGKGTNVPLYILGSSLFGAQLAAQLGMPYSFASHFAPAALTQAVRVYRETYQPSERHPEPYVIAAVNVTAADSEEEAEEQNRIVRRNRVQTMAARGKSLTDEELDLLVDSPAGRQILGMLQYSAVGTGEQVADYLTDFAEHAQADELMVSLNSPSTAESLRSMEVLADSWYGKDNNA from the coding sequence TTGACCATCCCACTGTCCCTCATTGACTTCGCAACCGTGTACAAGGGCGAGCGCCCCGGCGATGCTTTCCGCCGATCCGTGGAGTGGGCTCAGAACGCCGAGCGCCTCGGCTACCGGCGCATTTGGTATTCCGAGCACCACAACATGAAGTCCATCGCCAGCTCCGCCCCGGCGGTGCTGATCGCACACGTCGGCGCACATACCGAATCCATCAACCTGGGCTCCGGCGGAGTGATGCTGCCGAACCACGCCCCGTTGGTCATCGCTGAGCAGTTCGGCACCCTCGCCGAGCTTTACCCTGGCCGCATCGACCTTGGTCTCGGCCGCGCACCCGGCACCGACCAGATGACACTGCGCGCCCTGCGCCGCGATGCCCGCGCCGCCGAGCGTTTCCCCCAGGATGTGCAGGAACTCAACGGCTACCTCAACGGCGATTCCCTCATCCCCGGCGTGGAGGCCACTCCCGGCAAGGGCACCAACGTGCCGCTCTACATCCTCGGCAGTTCCCTGTTCGGCGCCCAACTGGCCGCCCAGCTGGGCATGCCGTACAGCTTCGCCTCGCACTTCGCCCCGGCGGCGCTCACCCAAGCGGTACGGGTGTACCGCGAGACGTATCAGCCCAGCGAGCGGCACCCCGAGCCCTACGTCATCGCGGCTGTGAACGTCACCGCCGCCGACTCCGAGGAGGAGGCGGAGGAGCAAAACCGCATCGTGAGGCGCAACCGTGTGCAGACCATGGCCGCTCGCGGCAAGTCTCTCACCGATGAGGAGCTCGATCTGCTCGTGGACTCCCCCGCCGGCCGGCAGATCCTCGGCATGCTGCAGTACTCCGCTGTGGGCACCGGCGAGCAGGTCGCGGATTACCTCACCGACTTCGCCGAGCATGCGCAGGCGGATGAGCTCATGGTGTCTCTCAATTCCCCGTCTACCGCGGAGTCGCTGCGGTCGATGGAGGTGCTGGCCGACTCCTGGTACGGCAAGGACAACAACGCCTAG
- a CDS encoding glycoside hydrolase family 1 protein: protein MKLKDGLRRGGALIAGGIVLAVTSRRALANRPLQPVTPPEPRQPRTLRPRLSGASNQSHSNQSHSGEGAEVDLAGLLIGTASAALQIEGECAPNDWSRWAQIPGAIADGSTPEPATHHWSRWREDNALMEQLGFPIARIGLEWARIEPEPGCFDQAVIARYRDEIADLQARGIEPLVTLHHFVNPLWFTDRGGFCTADSVGIFSRYVRKVVAELGDIVSEWITINEPNVYATQAHLFREAPPGNASWRDAMLTLRHMALAHIAAYRIIHTETPGAEAGGASRAQRRIQVGFAHHARSFTPLRPRNPIHRLMTTIDRTLFQDIIADAALTGHFHPLLGGPRISRKVGRGRYYDFLGLNYYSRTAVRGISDGTLPDVPVNDLDWEIYPRGLAEQAEWLHRRFGAPVWVTENGTCDNWAAGGVVGNKEDAGSESFRSRFILEHLQAIAGSEAPIERYYHWCFVDNWEWSEGYWPRFGVVGMVEGTGERVVKPSGRLLAELAATGRITREMWRTYAAGQSYPVFPGEGGVS from the coding sequence ATGAAACTGAAAGATGGTCTGCGCCGCGGTGGGGCGCTCATTGCTGGAGGCATTGTCCTCGCGGTGACGTCGCGACGAGCACTAGCGAACCGGCCGCTGCAACCTGTCACGCCACCCGAGCCGCGCCAACCGCGGACGCTACGACCGCGGTTATCGGGCGCGAGCAACCAGTCCCACAGCAATCAGTCCCACAGCGGGGAAGGGGCAGAGGTGGATCTCGCAGGCCTCCTCATCGGCACGGCCTCGGCGGCGCTGCAGATCGAGGGAGAGTGCGCCCCGAACGATTGGTCGAGGTGGGCACAGATCCCCGGTGCGATTGCCGACGGCTCCACGCCCGAACCCGCCACCCATCACTGGTCACGGTGGCGCGAGGACAACGCGCTCATGGAGCAGCTCGGTTTCCCTATAGCGCGCATCGGCCTGGAATGGGCCCGCATCGAGCCTGAACCGGGGTGCTTCGATCAGGCCGTCATCGCTCGCTACCGGGACGAGATCGCCGACCTCCAGGCGCGGGGAATCGAGCCGCTGGTGACCCTCCACCACTTCGTCAACCCCCTCTGGTTCACCGACCGTGGAGGATTCTGCACGGCAGACTCCGTGGGGATTTTTAGCCGCTACGTGCGGAAAGTCGTGGCCGAGCTCGGTGACATCGTCTCTGAATGGATCACCATCAACGAACCCAACGTGTACGCCACCCAAGCGCACCTGTTCCGCGAGGCCCCGCCCGGCAACGCATCGTGGCGCGACGCCATGCTGACCCTCCGGCACATGGCGCTGGCGCACATCGCGGCGTACCGCATCATCCACACCGAAACCCCGGGTGCCGAGGCGGGTGGGGCCTCCCGCGCGCAGCGGCGCATCCAGGTCGGCTTTGCTCACCACGCTCGCTCCTTCACACCGCTGCGTCCCCGCAACCCCATCCACCGGCTCATGACCACCATTGACCGCACATTGTTTCAAGACATCATCGCCGACGCCGCCCTCACCGGCCACTTCCACCCCCTCCTCGGCGGGCCTCGCATCAGCCGCAAAGTGGGCAGGGGCAGGTACTACGACTTCCTCGGCCTGAACTACTACTCCCGCACTGCTGTGCGCGGCATCTCGGACGGCACCCTCCCCGACGTGCCCGTCAACGATCTGGACTGGGAAATCTATCCGCGCGGCCTGGCCGAGCAAGCGGAGTGGCTGCACCGCCGTTTTGGCGCGCCTGTGTGGGTGACCGAAAACGGCACGTGTGACAATTGGGCGGCTGGGGGCGTCGTCGGGAACAAAGAAGATGCGGGATCGGAGTCCTTCCGCAGTCGGTTTATTCTGGAGCACCTGCAGGCGATCGCGGGGTCGGAGGCGCCGATTGAGCGCTATTACCACTGGTGTTTCGTGGACAATTGGGAGTGGTCAGAGGGATATTGGCCGCGGTTCGGCGTGGTCGGGATGGTCGAGGGGACGGGCGAGCGGGTGGTGAAGCCGTCCGGGCGGTTGCTGGCGGAGCTCGCGGCGACGGGGCGGATTACTCGCGAGATGTGGCGGACGTACGCGGCTGGGCAGAGTTATCCGGTGTTTCCGGGGGAGGGTGGTGTGTCGTGA
- a CDS encoding MFS transporter, whose translation MSVADGRLEGRAPVSRQWITRFGLLYLAQNMSWSAPSQLLLAQQILAWYPENKEQKLALLMAIGGVCSVVGHPLTGWLSDRTRGRWGNRIPWVLGGAVVAAVMLVLMPLAGGFVALTALWAVFQLAIAGSINAGQAIPPDEVPERQYGVVSGVMGLTYTLAIVVGTGVAAAVPLAPAYWITAAAVVVGVVQFVVFFRPGGRSRCCGSAGSVGSVGSTGSIGSTPPAAPDAPAIGGANGGVGRRYADFWWVFVARFLVTAGNMVALFYLFYFLRDGIGYANPDGGVLILTVVYAVCVVLTAVVSGRRSDASGRRKIYVIVASLGVAAACAMMAVASTFAVVVGAAVLLGLSWGVYMAVDQALINEVLPQAGQRGRDLGLMNVAVAGPNMAAPVLAAASLSLLGGYPGLYLFAGVLSAVGAVLIMRVRTVR comes from the coding sequence GTGAGTGTGGCGGATGGGCGTTTGGAGGGGCGCGCGCCGGTATCGCGACAGTGGATCACGCGGTTCGGACTGCTCTACCTGGCGCAGAATATGTCTTGGTCCGCGCCGAGTCAGTTGCTGTTGGCGCAGCAGATTTTGGCCTGGTATCCGGAGAATAAGGAGCAGAAACTCGCGCTGCTCATGGCGATCGGCGGGGTGTGCAGCGTGGTGGGGCATCCGCTGACGGGGTGGCTATCCGATCGCACGAGAGGGCGCTGGGGCAACCGGATTCCGTGGGTATTGGGCGGAGCCGTGGTGGCTGCCGTGATGCTGGTGCTCATGCCGCTGGCGGGTGGGTTTGTGGCGCTCACTGCGTTGTGGGCGGTGTTCCAGCTGGCCATCGCTGGGTCCATTAATGCAGGTCAGGCGATACCTCCGGATGAGGTTCCGGAGAGGCAGTACGGTGTGGTCTCCGGTGTGATGGGTTTGACGTACACCTTGGCGATTGTGGTCGGCACGGGCGTGGCCGCGGCGGTACCTTTGGCGCCGGCTTATTGGATCACGGCCGCGGCGGTGGTTGTGGGCGTGGTGCAGTTCGTGGTGTTCTTTCGGCCGGGTGGTCGTTCTCGGTGTTGTGGTTCGGCTGGGTCGGTTGGCTCGGTTGGCTCGACAGGTTCGATTGGTTCGACGCCACCAGCCGCCCCCGATGCACCGGCCATTGGTGGAGCAAACGGGGGAGTGGGACGACGGTACGCGGACTTTTGGTGGGTGTTCGTGGCGCGGTTCCTCGTGACGGCAGGCAACATGGTGGCGCTGTTCTACCTCTTCTACTTCCTGCGCGATGGGATTGGCTACGCGAATCCCGACGGGGGAGTGCTGATCCTCACGGTCGTGTATGCCGTCTGTGTGGTGCTGACAGCGGTGGTGTCCGGGCGACGCTCCGATGCCAGCGGACGCCGAAAAATCTACGTCATCGTCGCCTCCCTCGGCGTGGCTGCCGCGTGCGCGATGATGGCTGTGGCCAGCACGTTTGCCGTGGTGGTGGGGGCGGCGGTTCTGCTGGGGCTGTCGTGGGGAGTGTACATGGCCGTCGATCAGGCGCTGATCAACGAAGTTCTGCCGCAGGCGGGGCAGCGCGGTCGCGACCTGGGGCTGATGAACGTGGCGGTGGCCGGGCCGAATATGGCGGCGCCGGTGTTGGCTGCGGCGTCGCTCAGCTTGCTCGGTGGCTACCCGGGGCTCTACTTGTTCGCTGGCGTGTTGAGCGCGGTGGGGGCGGTGTTGATCATGCGCGTGCGGACGGTTCGGTAG